A portion of the Thermosediminibacter oceani DSM 16646 genome contains these proteins:
- the ybeY gene encoding rRNA maturation RNase YbeY: MATVLISNLQNRITVNEKMEELVKKIVEFALDFEGVAGEVEVSVVFVDNDYIRELNRSYRGKDMPTDVLSFSMRETSADEAFDGNEEVERMLGDIVISLEKAREQADAFGHSFEREVGYLVVHGVLHLLGYDHEEERDKKIMREKEEEVLRAFRLTREEFQL; this comes from the coding sequence TTGGCTACAGTGCTGATAAGCAACCTGCAGAACAGGATTACCGTCAACGAAAAAATGGAGGAACTGGTCAAAAAAATCGTTGAGTTCGCATTGGACTTCGAGGGGGTAGCCGGCGAGGTAGAAGTCAGCGTGGTCTTCGTGGACAATGATTATATTCGCGAATTGAACAGGTCTTACAGGGGAAAAGATATGCCAACGGATGTGCTTTCTTTTTCCATGAGGGAAACAAGCGCTGATGAGGCCTTTGACGGCAATGAAGAAGTGGAGCGGATGCTCGGGGACATAGTGATTTCTCTGGAAAAAGCCCGGGAACAGGCGGACGCCTTCGGTCACTCCTTCGAAAGGGAAGTTGGATATCTCGTCGTCCACGGGGTTCTGCATCTTCTGGGATACGACCACGAAGAGGAGCGGGATAAAAAAATAATGAGAGAAAAGGAGGAAGAGGTGCTCCGAGCCTTCAGGCTTACTCGTGAGGAATTTCAGCTATGA
- a CDS encoding DUF3048 domain-containing protein: protein MKKIYVAVLAFFFLLAAGCGRIIGGNKTPVDKTPVLTPNEQSQPVVEEPVVKNPLTGLNMDKDKEGRRPLAVMIENEKSARPQSGLNKADVVYEVLAEGGITRFLAIYLGEDAGEIGPVRSARPYFIDFAMEYDPVYVHYGASQSAYSDLQKNKNIYGIDGIYDRVTFWRDKTRKAPHNAYTSTENILETARRRGYLKPVYLKRWEFNEGEAPVAGEPLEEFELVYYKNYTVKYVYDEEKKAYVRYINEKPHTDRKTGDPIVVKNIILQFMDTRVIDSEGRLAIKTTGSGTGYYISNGSYTRIKWHKPGRFKKTEYTLEGGGQLKLNPGNTWIQILPSRDKFKIGT, encoded by the coding sequence GTGAAAAAAATTTACGTCGCGGTGCTGGCGTTTTTTTTCCTTTTGGCAGCAGGCTGCGGGAGAATAATTGGCGGTAATAAAACGCCCGTAGACAAAACACCGGTCTTGACACCGAACGAGCAGAGCCAACCGGTGGTAGAGGAGCCTGTAGTTAAAAACCCTCTGACGGGTCTTAATATGGATAAAGACAAGGAGGGCAGGAGGCCCCTGGCCGTAATGATAGAAAACGAAAAGAGCGCAAGACCTCAGTCGGGCTTAAACAAGGCTGATGTGGTATACGAGGTCCTAGCCGAAGGGGGCATCACCAGGTTCCTCGCCATTTACCTGGGGGAAGATGCGGGTGAGATAGGACCCGTGAGAAGTGCAAGGCCTTACTTCATAGACTTTGCCATGGAATACGATCCCGTTTACGTCCATTATGGGGCAAGCCAGTCGGCCTATTCGGACCTTCAAAAAAACAAAAATATATACGGTATAGATGGGATCTACGATAGAGTCACCTTCTGGAGGGACAAAACCCGGAAAGCGCCTCACAACGCTTACACCAGCACAGAAAATATCCTAGAGACCGCCCGAAGGCGCGGATACCTTAAACCGGTTTACCTCAAGAGGTGGGAATTCAACGAAGGGGAAGCTCCCGTTGCGGGTGAGCCCCTTGAGGAATTCGAGCTGGTCTACTATAAAAATTATACGGTAAAGTACGTCTACGATGAAGAAAAAAAGGCTTATGTTAGGTACATAAACGAAAAACCCCATACCGACAGAAAGACCGGGGATCCCATTGTTGTAAAAAATATCATCCTTCAATTCATGGACACCCGGGTGATCGATTCGGAAGGCAGACTTGCCATAAAGACCACCGGGTCCGGCACCGGTTATTATATAAGCAACGGAAGCTATACCCGTATTAAATGGCACAAACCCGGGCGTTTCAAGAAGACCGAGTACACCCTTGAAGGGGGCGGCCAGTTAAAATTAAATCCGGGAAATACCTGGATTCAGATACTACCGTCTCGGGATAAATTTAAAATAGGCACCTGA
- a CDS encoding diacylglycerol kinase: protein MKKARTLLESFFYAVSGVLYSLKTQRNLRLHFFAAFLVMAASRYLGLNHLELAAVFFAVSLVIVTEMINTAVETTVDMITETYHPLARISKNVAAGAVLVAALNAVVIGYLIFFNRIRPLMTALQKVLFGR from the coding sequence ATGAAGAAAGCCAGAACGCTTCTCGAAAGTTTCTTTTACGCCGTTTCGGGGGTTCTTTACTCCCTGAAGACCCAGCGAAATCTCAGGCTTCATTTTTTTGCTGCTTTTTTGGTAATGGCAGCAAGTAGGTATTTAGGCTTAAATCACCTGGAGCTGGCGGCTGTATTTTTCGCCGTATCTTTGGTGATAGTTACAGAAATGATAAATACGGCCGTGGAAACTACGGTCGACATGATAACCGAAACATACCACCCGCTGGCCAGAATATCCAAAAATGTAGCGGCAGGTGCTGTGCTGGTTGCGGCCCTGAACGCCGTTGTAATCGGCTACCTGATTTTTTTTAACAGGATCCGGCCGCTGATGACCGCGCTGCAAAAGGTGCTCTTTGGCCGGTAA
- the recO gene encoding DNA repair protein RecO produces the protein MGLYTTEAVVVGYRDLGEADRILTLFSPERGKIHAVARGVRRPRSPLMAGTQLFSYSKFLLVEGRNLDSISQCELKESFFRIREDLDRMAYGSYFAELLRISTRESEKSEELFRFFMKVLYLLQVWEDLEFMARIFELKLMALQGYTPQLSHCVNCRNDELKEIRFSHALGGILCEKCRGSDEKSVVISRAVLMMMRRMLKGKFEDLAKLKVEDGVKEELKAVLTGFVLHHMERKPRTLRFLDDIAKISHK, from the coding sequence ATGGGACTTTATACGACAGAAGCTGTGGTGGTTGGCTACCGGGATCTGGGAGAAGCCGACAGGATACTGACGCTTTTTTCGCCCGAAAGAGGTAAGATCCACGCTGTGGCAAGGGGCGTCCGTCGGCCCAGGAGTCCTCTGATGGCCGGCACGCAGCTTTTTTCCTACAGTAAATTTCTCCTGGTAGAGGGGAGGAATTTGGATTCCATAAGCCAGTGTGAGCTTAAGGAATCCTTTTTTAGAATAAGGGAAGATCTGGACAGGATGGCTTACGGATCTTACTTTGCCGAGCTTTTGCGCATTTCAACCCGTGAATCCGAAAAAAGCGAGGAACTTTTCCGGTTTTTCATGAAAGTTTTATACCTGCTACAGGTATGGGAAGACCTGGAATTTATGGCTCGTATATTCGAGTTAAAGTTGATGGCCCTTCAAGGATATACGCCCCAGCTTTCACATTGCGTAAATTGCAGGAATGATGAGTTGAAAGAAATCAGGTTCAGCCACGCGTTGGGAGGAATTTTGTGCGAAAAATGCAGGGGAAGCGATGAAAAGTCCGTTGTGATTTCCCGGGCGGTTTTGATGATGATGAGGAGAATGCTCAAAGGGAAATTCGAAGACCTTGCAAAACTAAAAGTAGAAGATGGCGTGAAGGAAGAACTCAAAGCAGTGCTTACGGGTTTCGTGCTGCACCACATGGAACGCAAGCCTCGCACCCTGCGCTTTCTGGATGACATCGCCAAAATATCGCATAAATGA
- a CDS encoding HD family phosphohydrolase codes for MAITALILANTLPRKYDLNVGDIVQEDIVARKDAIDTVATRKLQMAAANSVPEKYTLDQNITREVKGKVTEIFNAVRNVQSRDFSDNAAKIKTLKLMIHDGLSEDTYSVLVNMSGPDLKELETVTKAVIETVMDDGVKEESIDRAKAFIIEEFKAVSLPQPVKNAGEDIAFAVLKPNMIFDKEATQREQKAAMEAVAPVKITKGQVLVEKGKPVTAEQIELLKELGLLAKDKSSYFSMILGVILLVAILEVILIIAVYLFHRDLYENVSYLGLLALIIVSTLFIATVFKTISNFLIPLAAGSMLISILINPSLALIASFIMSIAVGVILDNDFISSLVALLGGLAGVFSTKRVSQRNDLTKAGGLVGLVNFLVILSLGLLNYSSMWDVARQSFWGITNGFLSSILTVGILPFLENAFGITTSVKLLELSNPNQPLLRRLLLEAPGTYHHSIIVGNLAEAAAEAVGGDPLLARVGASYHDIGKLKRPYFFIENQLASENPHDKLNPTLSALIITSHVKDGLDIARQYNLPPIVQDFIVQHHGTSLLTLFYKKALDSDAEKKPEENSFRYDGPKPQTKEVAIVMLADSAEAAVRSMTKPTPGKIEGLVRQIIKEKLADGQLDESNLTLKDLDKIASAFSKVLTGIFHTRIEYPEKLKELERKG; via the coding sequence TTGGCGATAACAGCTCTGATACTGGCGAATACACTTCCAAGAAAATACGATCTAAATGTGGGGGATATAGTCCAGGAAGACATCGTTGCGCGGAAGGACGCTATAGATACCGTTGCGACCCGTAAATTGCAGATGGCTGCCGCTAATTCTGTCCCAGAAAAGTACACCCTCGACCAGAATATCACCAGGGAAGTTAAAGGCAAGGTAACGGAAATTTTCAATGCGGTAAGAAATGTTCAGTCCAGGGATTTTTCGGACAATGCTGCTAAAATAAAGACTTTAAAGCTCATGATCCACGACGGGCTTTCCGAAGATACTTACTCTGTCCTGGTAAATATGAGCGGTCCCGACTTAAAAGAACTGGAGACAGTTACCAAAGCGGTTATAGAAACCGTGATGGACGACGGGGTTAAGGAAGAATCCATAGACAGGGCGAAAGCTTTTATAATAGAGGAATTCAAGGCTGTCAGCCTCCCCCAACCCGTTAAAAACGCGGGTGAGGATATTGCTTTTGCAGTACTCAAGCCTAATATGATTTTCGACAAGGAAGCTACCCAGAGGGAACAAAAGGCGGCCATGGAAGCTGTCGCCCCCGTCAAGATCACAAAGGGGCAGGTGCTGGTCGAAAAGGGCAAACCGGTGACGGCCGAACAGATAGAACTCTTAAAGGAGCTTGGGCTTTTAGCTAAGGACAAGTCTTCGTATTTTTCGATGATTCTGGGCGTCATCCTACTTGTGGCGATTTTAGAGGTTATATTGATTATTGCCGTATATTTATTCCACCGGGACCTTTACGAAAACGTATCATATCTGGGATTACTGGCTCTGATTATAGTATCAACCCTTTTCATCGCCACTGTTTTTAAGACCATATCGAACTTTTTAATACCTCTGGCAGCCGGGAGTATGCTGATTTCGATATTGATAAACCCGTCTTTGGCGCTTATTGCCAGCTTTATAATGTCGATTGCCGTGGGGGTAATCCTGGATAATGATTTTATAAGCTCCCTTGTAGCTTTGCTCGGCGGGCTTGCGGGAGTGTTTTCTACTAAAAGAGTCTCCCAGCGAAACGATTTAACCAAGGCGGGCGGCCTTGTAGGCCTGGTGAACTTTCTAGTAATCCTCAGCCTGGGGCTGTTAAACTATAGTTCTATGTGGGACGTGGCTAGGCAAAGCTTCTGGGGCATAACCAACGGGTTTTTATCTTCGATTTTAACAGTGGGCATACTGCCCTTTTTGGAAAACGCCTTCGGCATAACAACTTCCGTCAAACTTCTGGAACTTTCCAACCCAAATCAGCCTTTGTTGCGCCGGTTGTTGCTGGAAGCTCCGGGAACTTACCATCATTCCATAATCGTAGGGAATCTCGCCGAGGCTGCAGCCGAAGCCGTGGGTGGAGATCCGCTGCTGGCACGGGTAGGTGCTAGCTATCACGATATCGGGAAATTAAAGAGGCCGTACTTTTTTATCGAAAACCAGCTGGCTTCTGAAAATCCCCATGACAAACTAAATCCTACGTTGAGTGCGCTGATAATTACTTCCCATGTGAAGGACGGCTTAGATATAGCAAGACAGTACAATCTGCCTCCTATAGTCCAAGACTTTATCGTTCAGCACCACGGTACCTCGCTGCTTACGTTATTCTACAAAAAAGCCTTGGACAGCGACGCTGAGAAAAAGCCGGAAGAGAACAGCTTCCGCTATGATGGACCTAAACCGCAGACAAAGGAAGTCGCCATAGTAATGCTGGCCGATTCCGCCGAGGCAGCGGTGAGGTCAATGACCAAGCCTACACCGGGGAAAATAGAAGGGCTCGTAAGGCAAATAATTAAAGAAAAACTGGCTGACGGTCAGCTTGATGAGAGCAACTTGACGTTGAAGGACCTCGACAAAATAGCTTCGGCCTTTTCGAAGGTGCTGACGGGCATATTCCACACCCGAATCGAATATCCGGAAAAGCTGAAGGAACTGGAAAGGAAGGGTTGA